A region of Pyxidicoccus parkwaysis DNA encodes the following proteins:
- a CDS encoding HEAT repeat domain-containing protein, producing MPANQEMGGRAALQGFAYQEAVTVWVALELMFAQNEGIERIELEPESQEDLAVLLPAPGQRRLLSIQVKFRSKPWGKVEFVDVVGIPRRPPSTRGPQRRLSPVERLAANPGEHYLLITNATLDTSIQSLQVRGLLDPAPAPRLPASLKRRLPPGLRLEELAPRITVLQPKDEEHIQLLTQELLKRHLHVPGLDVRRCREALVEEVRARMLPGVASRFWTKQDIVATARRYMGSLAPTEELEDFVAPRNFEAMKSQLESRHLLVLLGPPGVGKTLVARKLAYEYETADEPFAFARIQDPIALRERLEATREPTVFFVEDPFGPDRPGDKADRWLHALPGLLDEAGPDKKIIVMSRMAVLRASSEKPQFQQLQSEAMHLDASDYDASTRWRILQNKLKRVEGWQRALVDDHRDEVLERLHVPLSIKTFAAKVRQLNPRDVLRLPALLQESGVDRIASIVAREVRGLPWKAVPPALVLWSLLTRGPVLTLEAALTRSDVILGADRSLDVDFRKLLDWMLAAGWLTEEPEGYRAHPQVTAGLKLLPDEEPAQATAVFSALFKGMLAKGDFTDVLSLAGALPYDSRLLSHEAYSAFDAWLRSTLLTAEGASLPELFVTASRWLRGADPVAALLRALLPPPVISRDGFQHLTSWQLPGWPEPLLEDIRSSADARQIMERFIQYVLPGISNVFHEDFVWDLDFLGWDFPEAFAAAAPVVIRHPTNALYAIMLGAVNCASAPFDELIELLCSELNRLCDRVSTSERREAEQGHLDYAEATAINEQDLDDRLMLDDVLERLVARRRTREGHAWLPEHPRLRELIFSWSKAIQPEDASLDEFRALRDACEPRQRWQAYEAIGRTRHTGSAPLLFDALLTAEGYEARACLRALFSMWPPEALHTELSPLLAQPEDRRAALVAIVGTPLPWDERHESSPGVQEALAHLLFPEESTALRACIQAQAKSPWPPNLGTVSADDRERLWKWVRSPSPELHGAALRVLAALGEPIATAASAMLESSATPFREKVIQALSSDVSRESTDLLVRALQDPDSQCRAAAILALAPRADASARRAVLATAKDPSYRVRKACIDAIRTHRWNEGLDTLFELLSDTQDLSLGYTEESRDHEVACSAAQVLVELAPLPEPLVRKVLGFLRGGAQSNPDAIVHQQLMVLFMVQEVDEAFSLLVELLQSPMRRIVRLQAHYPVRKGAAWALLQQIIWHPELAQRLELPPLIEAALHADPVLSGGACLLLGRMGPFAWPGASPALGEAGQWARAFLLGAEWLRAHRALPPEEVRAQLPTQAARCLEWLMAAAPDSTESWLVHPGGMDWLAELAAGGGWQMFLRHYLQLSFHAPPPPGPSVGSMPDLLKVLPYAFFVAPHGDWVQVPPDGTRWPAISTSP from the coding sequence ATGCCGGCGAATCAAGAGATGGGCGGCCGAGCGGCGCTCCAGGGCTTCGCGTATCAGGAGGCCGTGACTGTCTGGGTTGCGCTCGAGCTGATGTTCGCTCAGAACGAGGGCATCGAGCGCATCGAGCTCGAGCCCGAGTCCCAGGAAGATCTCGCGGTCCTGCTGCCTGCCCCCGGACAGAGACGCCTTCTCAGCATCCAGGTGAAGTTCCGAAGTAAGCCCTGGGGCAAGGTGGAGTTCGTCGACGTCGTCGGTATTCCGCGACGGCCTCCAAGCACGAGAGGTCCCCAGCGGCGGCTGTCTCCCGTGGAGCGGTTGGCCGCGAATCCTGGCGAGCACTACCTGCTCATCACCAACGCCACGCTCGACACCTCCATCCAATCGTTGCAGGTCCGAGGCCTCCTGGACCCGGCGCCCGCGCCCCGGTTGCCGGCCTCCCTCAAGCGGCGCCTTCCCCCAGGCCTACGCCTCGAGGAACTGGCGCCTCGCATCACGGTGCTCCAGCCGAAGGATGAGGAGCACATTCAGTTACTCACGCAGGAGCTGCTGAAGCGGCACTTGCACGTCCCGGGGCTCGACGTGCGGCGGTGCCGTGAGGCCCTGGTTGAGGAGGTACGCGCCAGGATGCTTCCAGGCGTGGCCTCCCGGTTCTGGACGAAGCAGGACATCGTCGCGACAGCCCGCCGGTACATGGGCTCACTCGCGCCTACCGAGGAACTGGAAGACTTCGTAGCGCCGCGGAACTTCGAGGCCATGAAGTCCCAGCTCGAAAGCAGGCACCTGCTCGTGCTGCTCGGCCCACCGGGAGTGGGCAAGACGCTGGTCGCGCGTAAGCTCGCCTATGAGTATGAGACCGCCGACGAGCCCTTCGCATTCGCGCGCATTCAGGACCCCATCGCGCTCCGGGAGCGGCTCGAGGCCACGCGGGAGCCGACTGTCTTCTTCGTCGAGGACCCCTTCGGGCCCGATCGCCCGGGTGACAAGGCGGACCGTTGGCTCCATGCCCTCCCCGGACTGCTAGACGAGGCCGGGCCCGACAAGAAGATCATCGTCATGTCCCGGATGGCGGTGCTTCGCGCTTCCAGCGAGAAGCCGCAGTTCCAGCAGCTCCAGTCCGAGGCAATGCATCTGGATGCCTCGGACTATGACGCCTCCACGCGCTGGCGGATTCTCCAGAACAAGCTCAAGCGGGTCGAGGGGTGGCAGCGCGCCCTGGTGGACGACCATCGTGACGAGGTCCTGGAGCGCCTCCATGTGCCGCTTTCCATCAAGACATTCGCGGCGAAGGTGCGGCAGTTGAATCCTCGAGACGTGCTCCGCCTTCCTGCGCTGCTCCAGGAGTCCGGTGTCGACCGGATCGCCAGCATCGTGGCACGGGAGGTTCGCGGGCTGCCGTGGAAGGCGGTTCCGCCAGCTCTCGTCCTCTGGAGCCTGCTGACACGGGGCCCGGTGCTCACCCTGGAGGCAGCCCTCACGCGGTCGGATGTCATTCTCGGAGCGGACCGGAGCCTCGATGTGGACTTCCGGAAGCTGCTCGACTGGATGCTCGCGGCCGGCTGGCTGACCGAGGAGCCCGAAGGGTACCGTGCCCACCCGCAGGTCACTGCGGGACTCAAGCTCCTGCCAGATGAAGAGCCTGCCCAGGCCACCGCTGTCTTCTCCGCGTTGTTCAAGGGCATGCTGGCGAAAGGAGACTTCACGGATGTGCTGAGCCTCGCCGGAGCCCTGCCATACGACTCCCGGCTGCTCTCCCATGAGGCCTATTCGGCCTTCGACGCGTGGCTCCGTTCGACGCTGCTGACGGCGGAGGGCGCCTCCCTGCCAGAGCTCTTCGTCACCGCCTCCCGATGGCTGCGGGGAGCAGACCCCGTGGCAGCCCTGCTCCGGGCCCTTCTCCCCCCACCCGTCATCAGCAGGGACGGGTTCCAGCACTTGACGTCGTGGCAGCTTCCCGGCTGGCCCGAACCGCTCCTGGAAGACATCCGCTCCAGCGCCGACGCGCGGCAGATCATGGAGCGGTTCATCCAGTACGTGCTGCCCGGCATCAGCAACGTGTTCCATGAGGATTTCGTATGGGATCTGGACTTCCTGGGGTGGGACTTCCCCGAGGCATTCGCCGCGGCGGCTCCCGTCGTCATCCGCCATCCGACGAATGCCCTCTACGCCATCATGCTGGGGGCCGTGAACTGCGCGTCAGCGCCATTCGATGAGCTGATCGAACTGCTCTGCTCCGAGCTGAATCGGCTCTGCGACAGGGTTTCGACATCCGAGCGCAGGGAAGCCGAGCAGGGGCACCTGGATTACGCGGAAGCCACGGCCATCAACGAGCAGGACCTCGATGACCGCCTCATGCTGGATGATGTGCTCGAGCGGCTGGTCGCGCGGCGTAGGACTCGCGAGGGCCATGCGTGGTTGCCTGAGCACCCGCGACTTCGCGAGCTGATCTTCTCCTGGAGCAAGGCCATCCAACCGGAAGATGCGTCGCTGGATGAGTTCCGCGCGCTCAGAGATGCGTGTGAGCCCAGGCAGCGCTGGCAGGCCTACGAGGCCATCGGCCGCACGCGGCACACGGGGAGCGCCCCGTTGCTGTTCGATGCACTGCTTACCGCTGAGGGATACGAGGCACGTGCGTGCCTGCGGGCGCTCTTCAGCATGTGGCCACCAGAGGCACTCCACACCGAGCTGAGTCCCTTGCTGGCGCAACCCGAAGACAGAAGAGCGGCGCTGGTCGCGATTGTCGGGACCCCTCTTCCATGGGACGAGCGCCACGAGTCGAGCCCCGGAGTCCAGGAAGCCCTGGCGCACCTTCTGTTCCCCGAGGAAAGCACGGCGCTGCGCGCCTGCATCCAGGCGCAGGCCAAAAGCCCCTGGCCTCCCAACCTGGGCACGGTGTCCGCCGATGACCGCGAGCGCCTGTGGAAGTGGGTTCGCAGTCCCTCTCCAGAGCTTCACGGTGCGGCCCTTCGCGTGCTGGCCGCGCTGGGTGAACCTATCGCTACGGCAGCCTCGGCGATGCTGGAGTCCTCGGCCACCCCCTTCCGCGAGAAGGTGATTCAAGCGCTCTCTTCGGATGTGTCACGCGAGTCCACCGACCTCCTCGTGCGCGCCCTTCAGGACCCCGACTCCCAATGCCGGGCCGCCGCGATTCTCGCGCTCGCCCCCCGGGCGGATGCGTCCGCAAGGCGCGCGGTGCTGGCAACCGCGAAGGATCCGAGCTACCGGGTGCGCAAGGCTTGTATCGATGCCATCCGAACCCACCGGTGGAATGAGGGACTCGATACCCTCTTCGAGCTGCTTTCCGATACTCAGGACCTCAGCCTCGGCTACACGGAGGAGTCACGCGACCATGAGGTGGCCTGCTCCGCGGCCCAGGTCCTCGTCGAGCTGGCGCCACTTCCGGAGCCGCTCGTGCGCAAGGTGCTCGGCTTCCTCCGCGGGGGAGCGCAGAGCAACCCGGATGCCATCGTGCACCAGCAACTCATGGTGCTCTTCATGGTCCAGGAGGTGGACGAAGCGTTTTCGCTGCTCGTCGAGCTCCTCCAGAGCCCCATGCGCCGTATCGTGCGGCTTCAGGCTCACTATCCCGTTCGGAAAGGGGCGGCCTGGGCACTGCTGCAGCAAATCATCTGGCATCCGGAGCTGGCGCAGCGGCTCGAGCTTCCACCCCTGATAGAGGCGGCCCTTCATGCCGACCCGGTCCTCTCCGGCGGTGCGTGCCTGCTGCTCGGACGAATGGGGCCCTTCGCCTGGCCCGGAGCCAGTCCCGCGCTTGGCGAAGCAGGACAGTGGGCCAGGGCATTCCTGCTGGGGGCGGAGTGGCTCCGGGCACATCGTGCGCTGCCTCCCGAGGAGGTGCGTGCTCAGCTTCCCACCCAGGCGGCGCGGTGCCTGGAGTGGCTGATGGCGGCCGCACCTGACTCCACGGAATCCTGGCTGGTTCATCCCGGGGGCATGGACTGGCTGGCGGAGCTCGCGGCAGGAGGAGGCTGGCAGATGTTCCTGCGGCACTACCTTCAGCTCTCCTTCCACGCGCCGCCCCCTCCAGGCCCGTCCGTTGGATCGATGCCCGACCTCTTGAAGGTGCTTCCCTACGCATTCTTCGTCGCCCCTCATGGCGACTGGGTGCAAGTGCCGCCCGACGGTACGAGATGGCCGGCAATCTCCACCTCCCCCTGA
- the proC gene encoding pyrroline-5-carboxylate reductase, whose product MMTPPIPTPIALLGGGKLAEAIIRGLLRSGQVRPSDLRVTVRRPERGEELRSRHGVHVLTDNAQAVRGAAMVLLSVRQAQMAELMEVIAPALEEGQVVVSLSADVRLEQLEAALPSRVAVLRAMPNTPVGVGEGVTPLTEGTRGTEAARRAAEALFTATGRPLWGSEAELTVCTGVSGTGPAYVFRFVEALARAARAHGMAASEAEALARGTLIGAAKLLAEPGATTAKLIAEVATPGGITEAGLVALETHGLSLAVGEAVSVAIQRTKERADASARHASAVATASK is encoded by the coding sequence ATGATGACCCCACCCATCCCCACGCCCATTGCCCTCCTCGGCGGCGGCAAGCTCGCCGAGGCCATCATCCGGGGCCTGCTCCGCTCCGGCCAGGTGCGCCCGTCCGACCTGCGCGTCACCGTGCGCCGGCCCGAGCGCGGCGAGGAGCTGCGCTCCCGCCACGGTGTGCACGTCCTCACCGACAACGCCCAGGCGGTGCGCGGCGCGGCGATGGTGCTGCTCTCGGTACGCCAGGCCCAGATGGCGGAGCTGATGGAGGTCATCGCCCCCGCGCTGGAGGAAGGCCAGGTCGTCGTGTCGCTGTCCGCGGACGTGCGGCTGGAGCAGTTGGAAGCGGCGCTGCCATCCCGGGTCGCCGTCCTGCGCGCCATGCCCAACACCCCCGTGGGCGTGGGCGAGGGTGTGACGCCGCTCACGGAGGGCACTCGGGGAACGGAAGCCGCGAGGAGGGCGGCGGAGGCGCTGTTCACGGCGACGGGCCGGCCGCTGTGGGGCTCCGAGGCCGAGCTCACGGTCTGCACGGGCGTGTCCGGCACGGGGCCTGCGTATGTGTTCCGCTTCGTGGAGGCGCTGGCCCGGGCCGCGAGGGCCCACGGGATGGCGGCCTCGGAGGCAGAGGCGCTGGCGCGGGGCACGCTCATCGGCGCGGCGAAGCTGCTGGCCGAGCCGGGCGCCACCACGGCGAAGCTCATCGCCGAGGTGGCGACCCCGGGCGGCATCACCGAGGCGGGCCTCGTCGCGCTGGAGACCCATGGCCTCTCCCTCGCCGTGGGCGAGGCCGTGTCCGTCGCCATCCAGCGCACGAAGGAGCGCGCGGACGCCTCCGCCCGTCACGCCAGCGCCGTCGCCACCGCGTCGAAGTGA
- a CDS encoding DUF4397 domain-containing protein, which translates to MRRSARSISAVLLSWAVICAALSCDDDDDGSSDPPGAPADTAPGLGPSIVRVVQASPDLPDVDVYVDDETSPLFSSVSYGDVTDFVSIPGHTHVLRFRSARGNSSSKPLFSSEPVTVPLAAATSLVAAGQYEENTHDKALRVVPVSESLVAASPGNLRVRVLHGGVDASRLDVDVDGDGKPDIKGLDRFEDSGEEGLELPADKVVRMQVTTDDPENPLTSFTLPPQSEGGEVLVVITGLLDVAPRLPNGFSLITADDEGGMDRILQDPVVYLLNTVSDPKQVDIFLDNKERVDSLVFGALSDRVQVSSESRSLDVFSSTPTSNRPGGTALVSLPTSGLKAGEQYLVVIAGPVSPLRGSSPRYRLLPFAEAFELDEDTETGTEDEQLRMRMIHAAPLRGAVDMGPLDAEGKLPSPAAADDLPFTQATEPEGLVLPPVEFTLGVRPSEAGPDEDPIEFFVGPGPLLSAGVFAVLAEDANHEPHLLLVSTAHAPWSGEDIVPGKGPQPVPPDDGDDDDDDDGDDDSDGGTDGGTDDGWGRGGSPSRGGRDWQIPDLPDSPALPSLPVRP; encoded by the coding sequence ATGAGACGAAGCGCCAGGAGCATCTCCGCTGTGTTGCTTTCATGGGCCGTCATCTGCGCCGCGCTCAGTTGTGACGACGACGATGACGGCTCGTCCGACCCGCCGGGCGCGCCCGCCGACACGGCTCCAGGCCTGGGGCCGTCCATCGTGCGTGTCGTCCAGGCCTCGCCCGACCTGCCGGACGTGGACGTCTACGTGGACGACGAGACGTCACCGCTCTTCTCCAGCGTGAGCTACGGGGACGTCACCGACTTCGTGTCCATTCCCGGCCACACGCACGTGCTGCGCTTCCGGTCCGCGCGGGGCAACTCGAGCTCGAAGCCCCTCTTCAGCAGCGAGCCGGTGACGGTGCCGCTGGCTGCCGCCACCAGCCTGGTAGCCGCGGGACAGTACGAGGAGAACACGCACGACAAGGCCCTGCGCGTGGTGCCCGTCTCCGAGTCGCTCGTCGCAGCGTCGCCCGGGAACCTGCGGGTGCGCGTGCTCCATGGAGGCGTGGATGCGTCGCGGCTGGACGTAGATGTGGATGGCGACGGAAAGCCTGACATCAAGGGGCTGGACCGCTTCGAGGACTCGGGAGAGGAGGGACTGGAGCTGCCGGCCGACAAGGTGGTGCGCATGCAGGTGACGACCGATGACCCGGAGAACCCGCTGACGTCCTTCACACTGCCCCCACAGTCCGAGGGCGGTGAAGTGCTCGTGGTCATCACCGGCCTGCTGGACGTGGCGCCGCGGCTTCCCAATGGCTTCTCGCTCATCACGGCGGACGATGAGGGCGGCATGGACCGCATCCTCCAGGACCCGGTGGTGTATCTGCTCAACACCGTGTCGGACCCGAAGCAGGTGGACATCTTCCTGGACAACAAGGAGCGGGTGGACTCGCTCGTGTTCGGTGCGCTGTCGGACCGGGTCCAGGTGAGCTCTGAATCCCGCTCGCTGGATGTCTTCTCCAGCACGCCCACCAGCAACCGCCCTGGAGGCACGGCGCTGGTGAGCCTGCCCACCTCCGGGCTGAAGGCGGGGGAGCAATACCTCGTCGTCATCGCCGGGCCGGTGTCTCCGCTGCGCGGTAGCAGTCCCCGCTACCGGCTGTTGCCCTTCGCCGAGGCCTTCGAGCTGGATGAGGACACGGAGACAGGGACGGAGGACGAGCAGCTCCGGATGCGCATGATTCATGCGGCGCCGCTGCGCGGTGCGGTGGACATGGGGCCGCTGGACGCGGAGGGCAAGCTGCCCTCGCCAGCGGCCGCGGATGACCTGCCCTTCACCCAGGCCACCGAGCCGGAAGGGCTCGTGCTGCCGCCCGTCGAGTTCACGCTGGGCGTGCGGCCGTCGGAAGCCGGGCCGGACGAGGACCCCATCGAGTTCTTCGTTGGCCCGGGCCCGCTGCTCAGCGCGGGCGTGTTCGCCGTGCTCGCCGAGGACGCCAACCACGAGCCCCACCTCCTGCTGGTGAGCACCGCTCATGCGCCATGGTCGGGAGAGGACATCGTCCCGGGCAAGGGACCGCAGCCGGTGCCGCCGGACGATGGTGACGACGACGATGATGACGACGGCGATGATGACAGCGACGGTGGGACTGACGGTGGGACCGACGATGGGTGGGGACGTGGCGGGAGCCCCAGCCGGGGAGGCAGGGACTGGCAGATTCCGGACCTGCCCGACTCGCCGGCGCTTCCGTCGCTGCCTGTCAGGCCGTGA
- a CDS encoding right-handed parallel beta-helix repeat-containing protein, whose product MRSFRAPCAALLCGLALACGPEQAPDEDLSPEEQEPVVRDTPPERGLPDESRPQPAAGDEVVDVVRPAHGGSRGAEVLFHQQCPSPEDARGGTLYVGTPDTRVSREARGSRDNPYSTIAAALKAARPGDVIEVLAGTYRERVVISGDDIREGTRTAPIVLRGDSKGRTKLVMGTKSRGNLLVVSKPYWVVQNVELDAGGAPYFAALFEPNTRCSQLLDSQVHSGSAGGGVILDGAEGVLISGNEISDFSKTGADSHGVLVKNSSQYSFILGNDIHHNSGDAVQCHTNGGRPFGVFIERNRLHHSGENGVDIKGCDQVYIRGNTLYAFPDTGSFPWQRGSSAGEAVVLHQDAHTTQVVNNRIARAGRGISVGGTKWSDQVEDVLLEGNYISDILDEPAMNGQGIRIVKATRVSILDNRLENTADVGLQLGADQQKVSRLVVKGNELSDMGRFIKLGAADDISWLQMDENHYSGSGRFEVSGLPDVRTFTEWRRAMRQYGLEEGSVLGP is encoded by the coding sequence ATGAGGTCCTTCCGTGCACCCTGCGCGGCACTCCTCTGTGGGCTCGCGCTCGCATGCGGCCCGGAGCAGGCCCCTGACGAAGACCTGTCGCCCGAGGAACAGGAACCGGTGGTGCGGGACACGCCTCCCGAGCGCGGGCTCCCGGACGAGAGTCGCCCCCAGCCCGCAGCCGGTGACGAGGTCGTGGACGTCGTCCGGCCCGCGCATGGTGGCTCGCGGGGTGCGGAGGTGCTCTTCCACCAGCAATGCCCATCTCCCGAAGACGCACGGGGCGGGACGCTGTACGTCGGAACGCCGGATACCCGCGTCAGCAGGGAGGCGCGAGGCTCGCGAGACAACCCCTATTCCACCATCGCCGCCGCGCTGAAGGCGGCCAGACCGGGCGACGTCATCGAAGTCCTCGCCGGCACCTACCGTGAGCGCGTCGTCATCTCCGGTGACGACATCCGCGAGGGCACCCGGACCGCGCCCATCGTCCTGAGAGGGGACTCGAAGGGGCGGACGAAGCTCGTCATGGGCACGAAGAGCCGGGGCAACCTGCTCGTCGTGTCGAAGCCCTACTGGGTGGTCCAGAACGTGGAGCTGGATGCCGGAGGCGCTCCGTACTTCGCCGCGCTCTTCGAGCCGAACACGCGCTGCTCGCAACTGCTCGACTCCCAGGTCCACTCCGGCAGCGCCGGAGGCGGCGTCATCCTCGACGGGGCGGAGGGCGTCCTCATCAGCGGGAATGAAATCTCCGACTTCTCCAAGACAGGCGCGGACTCCCACGGCGTGCTGGTGAAGAACAGCTCTCAGTACAGCTTCATCCTCGGCAATGACATCCACCACAACTCGGGCGACGCGGTGCAATGCCATACGAATGGGGGCCGGCCCTTCGGCGTCTTCATCGAGCGCAACCGGCTGCACCACAGCGGTGAGAACGGCGTCGACATCAAGGGCTGCGACCAGGTCTACATTCGCGGGAATACCCTGTATGCCTTTCCCGACACGGGGAGCTTCCCCTGGCAGCGCGGCAGCTCCGCCGGGGAGGCGGTGGTCCTCCACCAGGATGCACACACCACGCAGGTCGTGAACAACCGCATCGCCAGGGCGGGCCGGGGCATCTCCGTCGGAGGCACCAAGTGGAGCGACCAGGTGGAGGACGTCCTGCTGGAGGGCAACTACATCAGCGACATCCTCGACGAGCCCGCGATGAATGGTCAGGGCATCCGCATCGTGAAGGCCACACGGGTGAGCATCCTCGACAACAGGTTGGAGAACACGGCGGACGTGGGCCTCCAGCTCGGGGCGGACCAGCAGAAGGTCTCCCGGCTCGTCGTGAAGGGCAACGAACTGAGCGACATGGGCCGGTTCATCAAGCTCGGCGCCGCCGATGACATCTCCTGGCTCCAGATGGACGAGAACCACTACTCCGGCAGCGGCCGGTTCGAAGTCTCCGGACTGCCGGACGTGCGCACCTTCACGGAGTGGCGGCGCGCGATGCGCCAGTACGGGCTGGAGGAAGGCTCCGTGCTCGGCCCATGA
- a CDS encoding M4 family metallopeptidase: protein MKHPSQNNPITQAVATALVLAASTASAAERLDLHQQDVGAIRQQNAAIAARGLTVREPVRHAQALGLDADSSLRLLDGAVDHGVRNYRYQQTFRGLPIFGEHVIVNEDASGEIRTLFGRKVTGLERDIQEGAPRLTSTQALDIAKGAGLGKRITAMLTSNEKSELMIYVDDDGRAHKSYVVSYFADSFGGGSPTRPMVIVDAEDGRVLKQWENLQHALVGTGPGGNAKTGQYEYGTNFGYLDVDQSGTTCTMTNVNVKTVNLNGGTSGSTAFAYTCPRNTVKVINGAYSPLNDAHYFGGVIYNMYQAYVGKAPLTFQLTMRVHYATNYENAFWDGSSMTFGDGYTTFYPLVSLDVGAHEVSHGFTEQNSGLIYSGQSGGINEAYSDIAGEAAEFYMRGTNDFLVGAQIFKSNGALRYMANPPQDGISIGHAADYRDGMDVHYSSGVYNKAFYLLATKPGWGTQRAFQVFARANDLYWSPSTDFNQGSCGVQTAAADYGFSVADVASAFASVGVNCGGVVEVFRQTDASGKLTIAVFERYATSAAGINTNFAVTVPGDFVVIGGGGEGKESPQGNLLTASYPDSGLTSWLVSTKDHINADPVQVRAWAIGLKATGLTAAQLRSYLTVSTATSASINHPDVTATLPAGYVLAGGGVRVNWSGWGNLATASAPSGANAWRVRSKDHKEASPATAVAYAIGINSSIPGVGTIGNVVNSGTSSVVAHPSYSAGLSTGYALSGCGAFVNWSGAGNLLWRIRPYNAGCSVASKDHIDSSPASISGYAIGLRAF, encoded by the coding sequence GTGAAACATCCCAGCCAGAACAACCCCATCACCCAGGCAGTGGCCACCGCGCTCGTGCTGGCCGCCAGCACCGCCTCCGCGGCGGAGCGTCTCGACCTGCACCAGCAGGACGTGGGCGCCATCCGTCAGCAGAACGCGGCCATCGCCGCCAGGGGCCTCACCGTCCGTGAGCCCGTCCGTCACGCGCAGGCCCTGGGCCTCGATGCTGACTCGAGCCTGCGGCTGCTCGACGGCGCCGTCGACCACGGCGTGCGCAACTACCGCTACCAGCAGACCTTCCGCGGGCTGCCCATCTTCGGCGAGCACGTCATCGTCAACGAGGACGCCAGCGGCGAGATTCGCACGCTGTTCGGCCGCAAGGTCACCGGACTGGAGCGCGACATCCAGGAGGGCGCCCCGCGGCTCACCTCCACGCAGGCGCTGGACATCGCGAAGGGCGCCGGGCTCGGCAAGCGCATCACGGCCATGCTGACGTCCAACGAGAAGTCGGAGTTGATGATCTACGTCGATGACGACGGCCGCGCCCACAAGAGCTACGTCGTCAGCTACTTCGCGGACAGCTTCGGCGGTGGTTCTCCGACGCGGCCCATGGTGATTGTCGACGCCGAGGATGGCCGCGTGCTGAAGCAGTGGGAGAACCTGCAGCACGCGCTGGTGGGCACGGGCCCCGGCGGCAACGCCAAGACGGGCCAGTACGAGTACGGCACGAACTTCGGTTACCTGGACGTGGACCAGTCCGGCACCACGTGCACGATGACCAACGTCAACGTGAAGACCGTCAACCTCAATGGCGGCACGTCCGGCTCTACCGCGTTCGCGTACACCTGCCCGCGCAACACGGTGAAGGTCATCAACGGCGCCTACTCGCCGCTCAATGACGCGCACTACTTCGGCGGCGTCATCTACAACATGTATCAGGCGTACGTCGGCAAGGCCCCGCTGACGTTCCAGCTGACCATGCGCGTGCACTACGCCACCAACTACGAGAACGCCTTCTGGGACGGCTCGTCGATGACGTTTGGTGACGGCTACACCACGTTCTACCCGCTGGTCAGCCTCGACGTGGGCGCGCACGAAGTCTCGCACGGCTTCACCGAGCAGAACTCGGGGCTCATCTACTCCGGTCAGTCCGGCGGCATCAACGAGGCCTACTCGGACATCGCTGGCGAGGCGGCCGAGTTCTACATGCGCGGCACCAACGACTTCCTGGTCGGCGCGCAGATCTTCAAGAGCAACGGCGCGCTGCGCTACATGGCCAACCCGCCGCAGGACGGAATCTCCATAGGTCATGCCGCCGACTACCGGGACGGCATGGACGTGCACTACTCGTCGGGCGTGTACAACAAGGCCTTCTACCTGCTCGCCACGAAGCCGGGCTGGGGCACGCAGAGGGCCTTCCAGGTCTTCGCGCGGGCCAATGACCTGTACTGGAGCCCCAGCACGGACTTCAACCAGGGCTCGTGCGGCGTGCAGACGGCGGCGGCGGACTACGGCTTCAGCGTGGCCGACGTGGCCTCGGCCTTCGCCTCGGTCGGCGTGAACTGCGGCGGCGTGGTCGAGGTGTTCCGTCAGACGGACGCCAGCGGCAAGCTCACCATCGCCGTGTTCGAGCGCTATGCGACCTCGGCCGCCGGCATCAACACCAACTTCGCCGTCACCGTGCCGGGTGACTTCGTGGTGATTGGCGGCGGCGGCGAGGGCAAGGAGAGCCCGCAGGGCAACCTGCTGACGGCCTCGTATCCGGACTCCGGGCTGACCTCGTGGCTGGTCTCGACGAAGGACCACATCAACGCCGACCCCGTGCAGGTCCGCGCCTGGGCCATCGGCCTGAAGGCCACGGGGCTCACGGCTGCGCAGCTGCGCAGTTATCTGACGGTCAGCACGGCGACCAGCGCCAGCATCAACCACCCCGACGTCACGGCGACGCTGCCGGCCGGCTATGTGCTCGCGGGCGGCGGCGTCCGGGTGAACTGGAGCGGCTGGGGCAATCTCGCCACCGCCTCCGCGCCCTCCGGCGCCAATGCCTGGCGCGTGCGCTCGAAGGACCACAAGGAGGCCTCGCCTGCGACGGCGGTGGCCTACGCGATTGGTATCAACAGCTCGATTCCGGGCGTTGGCACCATTGGCAACGTCGTCAACAGCGGCACCTCGTCCGTCGTCGCGCACCCGAGCTACAGCGCGGGCCTGAGCACGGGCTATGCGCTCAGCGGCTGCGGCGCGTTCGTGAACTGGAGCGGCGCCGGTAACCTGCTGTGGCGGATTCGTCCGTACAACGCGGGCTGCAGCGTTGCCTCGAAGGACCACATCGACTCGTCGCCGGCGTCCATCTCCGGCTATGCGATTGGTCTGCGCGCGTTCTGA